One stretch of Rosistilla oblonga DNA includes these proteins:
- a CDS encoding sulfatase, which translates to MPRTLLNACIALALYLAAHTLPLPLTNTVDAAADEKRPPNFIIIYCDNLGYGDIEPFGSTLHRTPNLNRMARQGRKFTHFCVTAGVCTPSRSSIITGCYSQRVGMHMNPRDGWVLRPVSRYGLNPEEQTIAEVLKQQGYATAMVGKWHLGDQPQFMPTRQGFDWFFGVPYSDDMTERVWDKDGSQWPPLPLMENDTVIEAPCDRDGLTKRYTEKAMEWIANHKDEPFFLYFPQAMPGSTSTPFSSDAFRGKSKNGPWGDSIEELDWSMGQMLDQLEELGIAENTLVVWTSDNGAPINRNPADLSRGSNLPLHGRGYTTSEGAFRVPTIVWQPGKVPAGSVCEELATTMDLLPTFAKLAGGAPPTDRKIDGHDIAPLLYGESGATTPYKAFYYYHQDQLHAVRSGEWKLFLPEAKVSGHPHFSSKLPPQPLLFNVVTDIGCDKNVAAEHPEIVARLSQLADEARADLGDLGVAGAGQRQRGELAKGVEPVPQLLQ; encoded by the coding sequence ATGCCACGCACCCTTTTGAATGCTTGCATTGCTTTGGCGTTGTACCTCGCCGCTCACACCCTGCCGCTGCCGTTGACCAATACTGTCGATGCGGCGGCTGACGAAAAACGCCCACCGAACTTCATCATCATCTACTGCGACAACCTCGGTTACGGCGATATCGAACCGTTTGGTTCGACGCTGCATCGCACTCCGAATCTGAATCGGATGGCTCGCCAGGGACGCAAGTTCACGCACTTTTGTGTCACCGCCGGAGTCTGCACGCCCTCGCGCAGCAGCATCATCACCGGTTGCTATTCGCAGCGAGTTGGGATGCATATGAATCCACGCGACGGTTGGGTGCTGCGTCCCGTTTCGCGTTACGGACTCAACCCCGAAGAGCAGACGATCGCGGAGGTCCTGAAACAGCAAGGCTATGCGACCGCGATGGTTGGTAAATGGCATCTCGGCGATCAACCTCAGTTCATGCCGACTCGCCAGGGATTTGATTGGTTCTTCGGTGTTCCCTATTCCGACGACATGACCGAGCGGGTTTGGGATAAGGATGGATCGCAGTGGCCGCCATTGCCTCTGATGGAGAACGACACGGTGATCGAAGCGCCGTGCGATCGCGACGGTCTCACCAAACGCTACACCGAAAAGGCGATGGAGTGGATCGCTAACCATAAAGACGAGCCGTTCTTCCTCTATTTCCCGCAGGCGATGCCCGGCAGTACAAGCACACCGTTTTCGAGCGACGCGTTTCGGGGCAAAAGTAAAAACGGCCCCTGGGGCGATTCGATCGAAGAACTCGATTGGTCGATGGGGCAAATGTTAGATCAGTTGGAAGAACTTGGGATCGCCGAAAACACGCTTGTCGTCTGGACCAGCGACAACGGCGCTCCGATCAATCGCAACCCAGCCGACCTCAGCCGCGGTTCGAATCTCCCGCTGCACGGCCGCGGCTACACGACCAGCGAAGGAGCGTTCCGCGTGCCGACGATCGTTTGGCAACCGGGCAAGGTTCCGGCGGGAAGCGTTTGCGAGGAACTCGCCACGACGATGGACCTGCTGCCGACTTTTGCCAAGCTTGCTGGTGGCGCTCCGCCGACCGATCGCAAGATCGACGGCCACGACATCGCGCCGCTACTGTATGGCGAATCGGGAGCGACAACTCCTTACAAAGCCTTCTACTATTACCATCAAGATCAATTGCACGCGGTCCGCAGTGGAGAATGGAAATTGTTTCTACCCGAGGCCAAAGTTTCTGGGCACCCTCACTTCAGTAGCAAACTGCCGCCACAACCGCTGTTGTTCAACGTCGTCACCGATATCGGATGCGATAAAAACGTCGCCGCGGAACATCCCGAGATCGTGGCGCGACTGAGCCAATTGGCGGACGAAGCCCGCGCCGATCTGGGAGACTTGGGCGTTGCCGGAGCGGGACAGCGCCAACGGGGCGAATTGGCTAAGGGAGTTGAGCCAGTACCACAACTGTTGCAGTAG
- a CDS encoding globin, with product MDDLPPKDLFLQSVARCTASAAFIPAFYDRFTSASDEIRAKFRFTDFEQQNKALKRSLEMCAFAIAGTPEALAELTARAKTHDRDHLNIEPRFYDIWVDTIIETAAEYDDQWSDAIEAAWRRVLSHVVKHMIRKY from the coding sequence ATGGACGACCTCCCTCCCAAGGATCTGTTCCTACAAAGCGTCGCTCGTTGCACCGCGTCGGCTGCGTTCATCCCCGCGTTCTACGACCGGTTCACATCCGCTTCGGACGAGATCCGGGCAAAATTTCGATTCACCGACTTTGAACAACAAAACAAAGCGCTCAAACGCTCCTTGGAAATGTGTGCGTTTGCGATAGCAGGCACGCCCGAAGCGCTCGCTGAGCTCACCGCGCGTGCGAAGACGCACGATCGCGATCACCTAAACATCGAACCGCGATTTTACGACATCTGGGTCGATACGATCATCGAAACCGCAGCCGAATACGACGATCAGTGGTCCGATGCAATCGAAGCGGCTTGGCGACGCGTGCTCAGTCACGTCGTGAAACACATGATTCGGAAGTACTGA
- a CDS encoding group II truncated hemoglobin yields the protein MDPETTYTQLGGADGVRRLVDRFYDLMDELPAAETIRKMHADDMSESRDKLFKFLSGFFGGPSLYIKEYGHPMLRARHMPFSIGQSERDQWLLCMNQAIDELVEDIHLAAQLKHSFYRTADHMRNRQE from the coding sequence ATGGATCCCGAAACAACTTACACTCAATTGGGAGGAGCCGACGGGGTGCGGCGGTTGGTCGATCGGTTTTACGACCTGATGGATGAACTGCCGGCGGCGGAGACGATTCGCAAGATGCATGCCGATGATATGAGCGAGTCGCGCGACAAGCTGTTCAAGTTTCTCTCCGGCTTTTTCGGCGGGCCGTCGCTGTACATTAAAGAATACGGCCACCCGATGCTCCGCGCCCGACATATGCCCTTTTCAATTGGTCAGTCGGAACGGGATCAATGGCTTTTGTGCATGAATCAAGCGATCGACGAATTGGTCGAAGACATCCATCTCGCCGCGCAACTGAAACACTCGTTCTACCGAACGGCCGACCATATGCGGAATCGCCAGGAATAG
- a CDS encoding alpha/beta hydrolase: MTRLLAFGCVLSLSVFCFVQTSAAQSPAKIPLWADGAPGSVDRMNEPEKVEGTNVSNVHHPSITPYLPAEGEATGTAILIAPGGGHSKLCLGHEGDALAEWFAEHGIAAFVMRYRLCREPDSHYTLEGHAMDDTRRAIRTVRANAKAWKIDPNRIGIVGFSAGGELAAYAAMHPEAGDPKSDDPIERVSSRPDFQGLIYPGKSATFTVEPGMPPAFIAFGYHDREDIAVGMANVYLQYKAAGVPCEMHVYSNAGHGFGFRPGTTTAAGDWPKRLCEWLVDTKLLTKQP; the protein is encoded by the coding sequence ATGACACGATTGCTTGCGTTTGGTTGCGTTTTGAGTCTCTCGGTTTTCTGTTTCGTACAAACGTCCGCCGCCCAGTCGCCGGCCAAGATTCCACTCTGGGCCGACGGAGCTCCTGGTTCGGTCGACCGGATGAATGAACCGGAGAAGGTGGAAGGGACCAACGTCAGCAACGTGCACCATCCCTCGATCACTCCCTATTTACCCGCCGAAGGTGAAGCGACCGGGACGGCGATCTTGATCGCGCCCGGTGGTGGGCACAGTAAGCTTTGCTTGGGGCACGAAGGTGACGCGTTGGCGGAGTGGTTTGCGGAGCATGGGATCGCTGCGTTTGTGATGCGATATCGATTGTGCCGCGAGCCCGATTCCCACTACACGTTGGAAGGGCATGCGATGGACGACACTCGCCGGGCGATCCGTACGGTGCGAGCCAATGCGAAGGCGTGGAAGATCGATCCCAATCGGATCGGCATCGTCGGCTTCTCCGCCGGGGGAGAACTGGCCGCTTACGCAGCAATGCACCCCGAAGCAGGCGATCCGAAGAGCGATGATCCGATCGAACGTGTCAGCAGTCGCCCCGACTTCCAAGGATTGATCTATCCCGGCAAGTCGGCGACCTTCACCGTTGAGCCCGGCATGCCGCCGGCCTTTATCGCGTTTGGGTATCACGACCGCGAAGACATCGCCGTTGGAATGGCCAATGTCTATCTGCAATACAAAGCGGCTGGCGTTCCTTGCGAGATGCACGTCTACAGCAACGCAGGCCACGGATTCGGCTTCCGCCCCGGCACCACAACTGCCGCCGGAGACTGGCCCAAGCGGCTGTGCGAATGGCTAGTCGATACGAAGCTGTTAACGAAACAGCCGTAG